From a region of the Solanum stenotomum isolate F172 chromosome 2, ASM1918654v1, whole genome shotgun sequence genome:
- the LOC125856921 gene encoding uncharacterized protein LOC125856921, with product MGTLIGHVAPGFGFFVIGIWHLLNHIKLHCLHPKSYTSLLWFPSPRIRYLELFVIMFSTIVSILMELFIGPSKHQPLDIDGTIPSYHLHNFEHATISLNFFVYAIFSIIFDKIMVPSTLVQNGLTLLLASLAFGQELLLFHLHSTDHKGVEGQYHWLLQIVIFSSFATTLLGIPFPKSFLNSFVRSYTIMFQGIWFMVMGIMLWTPQFVPKDCFLTWEEGRQVVRCHNKEALERAKALANIQFSWYLVGTTVFTLSLYLVLVKFFKENVEYFSLITKFEDEDLEDVEVQKKRLVTNS from the coding sequence atgggcACATTAATAGGCCATGTAGCACCAGGATTTGGTTTCTTTGTTATTGGTATTTGGCATTTGCTTAACCACATAAAATTACATTGTCTCCACCCAAAATCCTACACTTCTTTGCTATGGTTCCCATCTCCAAGAATAAGATATTTAGAGCTTTTTGTGATTATGTTTAGCACCATAGTCTCTATATTAATGGAACTTTTTATTGGTCCATCAAAACATCAACCTCTTGACATTGATGGAACTATACCTTCATATCATCTCCATAACTTTGAACATGCAACTATTTCCCTTAATTTCTTTGTCTATGCAATCTTTTCGATTATATTCGATAAAATCATGGTCCCTTCAACCCTAGTTCAAAATGGACTTACATTATTACTTGCAAGTCTTGCTTTTGGTCAAGAACTCCTTCTATTCCATCTTCATTCTACTGACCATAAAGGTGTTGAAGGACAATACCATTGGCTTCTccaaattgttattttttcgtCTTTCGCCACGACTCTTTTAGGTATTCCTTTTCCTAAAAGTTTCTTGAATAGTTTTGTGAGATCTTATACCATTATGTTTCAAGGAATTTGGTTTATGGTCATGGGTATCATGCTTTGGACTCCACAGTTTGTCCCAAAAGATTGCTTTTTGACATGGGAAGAAGGGCGTCAAGTGGTTAGATGTCATAACAAGGAAGCACTTGAAAGAGCAAAGGCATTAGCAAATATTCAATTTAGTTGGTATTTGGTTGGGACTACTGTTTTTACTCTCTCTCTTTATTTGGTTCTTGTCaagttttttaaagaaaatgtggAGTACTTCTCTTTAATAACCAAATTTGAGGATGAGGATTTGGAGGATGTTGAAGTTCAGAAAAAAAGACTTGTCACCAATAGTTAG
- the LOC125856922 gene encoding ethylene-response factor C3-like, translating into MDFSSPKIQYPNFNFFQDQSPLPWNDQHFLDEYMTNYPWDVDSIDQNNDHYLPRSCSFSENNSSKECYPLKVDYIDPNNDHYLSKSSSFSTSKGSYTWEVASSNQKDNDHQLPRSFSYSEDTNSSKESNNHHDMEEVTSHHDNNNSTKLEEEKHYIGVRKRPWGKYAAEIRDSTRNGIRVWLGTFNTGEEAALAYDQAALTMRGPLALLNFPMDKVRESLENIKYICEDGISPAAVLKATNKMRCVKHKRNRKKRKRENNVFVFEDLGAELLDELLMST; encoded by the coding sequence ATGGATTTTTCATCCCCTAAAATTCAATATCccaatttcaatttcttccaAGATCAATCACCATTACCATGGAATGATCAACATTTCTTAGATGAATATATGACTAATTATCCATGGGATGTTGACTCCATCGACCAGAACAACGATCATTATCTACCAAGAAGTTGTTCATTCTCAGAAAATAACTCCTCGAAAGAATGTTATCCATTGAAAGTTGACTATATTGACCCAAACAACGATCATTATCTATCAAAAAGTTCTTCATTCTCAACCTCGAAAGGAAGTTACACATGGGAAGTTGCCTCCTCCAACCAAAAAGACAATGATCATCAACTACCAAGAAGTTTTTCATACTCAGAAGACACTAATTCCTCTAAAGAAAGCAATAATCATCATGACATGGAAGAGGTCACATCTCATCATGATAACAATAACTCCACCAAACTAGAAGAGGAAAAACACTACATAGGAGTTAGAAAGAGGCCATGGGGTAAATATGCAGCAGAAATAAGAGACTCAACAAGAAATGGAATTAGAGTTTGGTTAGGAACATTTAATACTGGCGAAGAAGCTGCTTTAGCGTATGATCAAGCTGCACTTACAATGAGAGGTCCATTGGCACTTTTAAATTTTCCAATGGATAAAGTAAGAGAATCACTTGAAAATATTAAGTATATTTGTGAAGATGGAATTTCACCAGCTGCTGTTTTAAAGGCAACAAATAAAATGAGATGTGTTAAACATAAGAGAAataggaagaagagaaaaagggaaaataatgtttttgtttttgaagaTTTGGGTGCTGAATTGTTAGATGAACTTTTGATGAGTACTTAA